In Romboutsia lituseburensis, a genomic segment contains:
- a CDS encoding endonuclease/exonuclease/phosphatase family protein — protein MKPTQKIVFMLFSIVLINIFICIKQDQKFKYLDAKHMKIYNLYKDDLVPSVNTKNLQEPIDVKIMSFNIHKGRNEKNKYTLDSTIKLIKENDADIVCLQEVLGFQDAKIKKQLENNSQFIVNQRDNLFSHGLAIYSKYPIVESNQILLTSKGEQRGLLHVTFYINNKYVNIINAHLAINTKERKVQIEEMMNYINGLDGEVILVGDFNQTNLELSELIDVGKYHGYVNSKTFIPIDSRIDHIFIKEGSIYSSTYNIIDSKLSDHYPITANIKYKPQLIID, from the coding sequence GTGAAGCCAACGCAAAAAATAGTATTTATGCTATTTAGTATAGTTTTAATAAATATTTTTATATGCATAAAACAAGATCAAAAATTTAAATATTTAGATGCTAAACATATGAAAATATATAATTTGTATAAAGATGATTTAGTACCTAGTGTAAATACCAAAAACTTACAAGAACCAATAGATGTAAAAATTATGTCGTTTAATATACATAAAGGTAGAAACGAGAAGAATAAATATACATTAGATTCAACTATAAAACTTATCAAAGAAAATGACGCAGATATAGTTTGTTTGCAAGAAGTTTTAGGCTTTCAAGATGCTAAGATAAAAAAGCAACTTGAAAATAATTCACAGTTTATAGTTAATCAAAGAGATAATTTATTTTCTCATGGATTAGCTATATATTCAAAGTACCCTATAGTAGAAAGCAACCAAATACTGTTAACTAGCAAGGGAGAACAAAGAGGTCTTTTACATGTGACTTTTTATATAAATAATAAATATGTTAATATAATAAATGCACATTTAGCAATAAATACTAAGGAAAGAAAAGTACAAATCGAAGAAATGATGAACTATATAAATGGATTAGATGGAGAAGTGATTTTAGTTGGTGATTTTAATCAAACTAATTTAGAATTGAGTGAATTGATAGATGTAGGGAAATATCATGGGTATGTTAACTCGAAAACATTTATACCTATAGATTCTAGAATAGATCATATATTTATAAAAGAGGGTAGTATATATTCATCTACGTATAATATAATAGATTCCAAATTATCAGATCATTATCCTATAACTGCAAATATTAAATATAAACCTCAATTAATAATAGATTAA
- a CDS encoding sodium:solute symporter family protein, with product MTSLHYLGAVLILALITAVGIYSGRKVSSAKDFSSGGRKAGVGIIAGSIIGTLVGGASTIGTAQLAFNYGFSAWWFTLGGGIGCLILGLGFAKPLYNSEITTLPQVFAREYGQTASTVSTVLMSIGSFLSIVAQVLSGIALVTTVSHLGSFPATVCIVLLMLAYVIFGGVWGAGLVGIVKTILLYATVIICGFMALNLGGGLSAFREALPSDQYFSLFARGTMVDMGAGISLILGVITTQAYIQAIISAKSLKISKSGAIVSAILIPIVGTAGIFVGMYMKMTAPNMVAGEALPTFIMQNLPPLVAGMVMATLLVALVGTGAGVALGLSSMICNDIYKVYFNKNASDKTLLKAARIIIAGILIIVAILASGNLGSLILGWSFMSMGLRGAVAFAPLCCALFLPGKIHKKFALGAIILGPTFVLIGKFILPSHIDPLFLGVSVSILVMFLGYFANKNKSNLDKSQ from the coding sequence ATGACGTCATTACATTATTTAGGAGCTGTGTTAATATTAGCATTAATCACAGCAGTAGGAATTTACTCTGGTAGAAAAGTAAGTTCAGCAAAAGATTTTTCATCAGGTGGTAGAAAGGCAGGCGTTGGAATTATAGCTGGTTCTATAATAGGTACATTAGTTGGAGGAGCATCAACCATAGGTACAGCACAGTTAGCTTTCAATTATGGTTTTTCAGCTTGGTGGTTTACACTTGGAGGAGGAATTGGATGTTTAATACTAGGGTTAGGATTTGCAAAGCCTTTATACAATAGTGAAATAACAACTTTACCACAAGTATTTGCAAGAGAGTATGGTCAAACAGCTAGCACAGTTTCAACTGTTTTAATGTCAATAGGAAGTTTTTTAAGTATAGTTGCACAAGTTTTATCAGGTATAGCATTAGTAACAACTGTTAGTCATCTAGGATCATTTCCAGCGACAGTATGTATAGTTCTATTAATGCTTGCTTATGTTATATTTGGCGGGGTTTGGGGAGCAGGCCTTGTTGGAATAGTAAAAACAATACTACTTTATGCTACTGTTATAATCTGTGGATTTATGGCATTAAATTTAGGAGGAGGATTATCTGCATTTAGAGAAGCATTGCCAAGTGATCAATATTTTAGTTTGTTCGCAAGAGGAACCATGGTTGATATGGGAGCAGGAATATCTTTAATTTTAGGTGTCATAACAACTCAAGCATATATTCAAGCTATAATATCTGCTAAAAGTTTAAAAATATCAAAATCAGGAGCTATAGTAAGTGCGATTTTAATACCAATAGTTGGTACAGCTGGAATATTTGTAGGTATGTATATGAAAATGACAGCTCCAAATATGGTAGCAGGAGAAGCACTTCCAACATTTATAATGCAAAACCTTCCTCCATTAGTTGCCGGAATGGTAATGGCTACATTATTAGTTGCATTAGTGGGAACGGGAGCAGGTGTGGCACTTGGTTTAAGTTCAATGATATGCAATGATATATACAAGGTATATTTTAATAAAAATGCAAGTGATAAGACATTATTAAAAGCGGCAAGAATTATAATAGCTGGAATATTAATTATCGTCGCAATACTTGCAAGTGGAAATCTTGGATCATTAATACTGGGCTGGAGCTTTATGTCAATGGGACTTAGAGGAGCGGTAGCATTTGCACCATTATGTTGTGCATTATTTTTACCAGGAAAGATACACAAAAAATTTGCTCTAGGAGCTATTATATTAGGTCCAACATTTGTATTAATTGGAAAATTCATATTACCATCTCATATAGACCCTTTATTTTTAGGGGTATCAGTTTCAATTCTAGTAATGTTTTTAGGATATTTTGCAAATAAAAACAAATCAAATCTAGATAAATCTCAATAA
- a CDS encoding aldehyde dehydrogenase family protein → MQARDYVLQLINKARIAQREFEKYSQNQVDEAVRAIGKSIYDNGEMLARMAVDETKMGVYEDKIVKNKGKSKAVWNKLKGVKSRGIIKYIAEEGLVEVAKPIGVVGAVTPTTNPTMTPMHNAMIALKGGNSIIICPHPRAKNTGVKTVDLMREALEKVGAPKDLIQIVNEPTVEISNLVMQLSDVCVSTGGPGMVKVAYSSGKPAFGVGAGNVQCLIDKDANLDEVVPKVIKGRIYDNGILCTCEQSAICPNEMYNEFIARLVQSGAYYIEKEEEVKSLRKALFPDGNISKDCVGASPYEIAKMASIEIPKDTKLLVVKAEKYGTEEYFAKEKMCPVLSAYKYDKWEEAVNIANQNLEYEGKGHSAIIHSYTKENIEYAANILPVSRFGVNQIGSSGLGGSFLNGLNPTATLGCGSWGNNSISENLWFNHLINISKIAYEVPSKQIPTDDEIWN, encoded by the coding sequence ATGCAAGCAAGAGATTATGTTTTACAGTTAATAAATAAAGCTCGTATAGCTCAAAGAGAATTTGAAAAATATTCTCAAAACCAAGTAGATGAAGCAGTTCGTGCTATAGGTAAATCAATATATGATAATGGTGAAATGCTCGCTCGTATGGCTGTTGATGAAACTAAAATGGGAGTTTATGAAGATAAAATAGTAAAAAATAAAGGTAAATCAAAAGCTGTTTGGAACAAACTAAAAGGTGTAAAAAGTAGGGGGATAATAAAATATATCGCAGAAGAAGGATTAGTTGAAGTAGCTAAACCTATAGGAGTAGTAGGTGCAGTCACTCCTACAACTAATCCAACAATGACACCTATGCACAATGCAATGATTGCTTTAAAAGGAGGAAATTCGATTATTATATGTCCACATCCAAGAGCTAAAAATACTGGAGTAAAAACAGTAGATTTAATGAGAGAAGCGCTAGAAAAAGTGGGAGCACCTAAAGATTTAATTCAAATAGTAAATGAGCCTACTGTTGAAATATCAAATTTGGTAATGCAGTTATCAGATGTATGTGTATCAACTGGTGGACCTGGAATGGTAAAGGTTGCATATAGTAGTGGGAAACCAGCATTTGGAGTAGGTGCAGGAAATGTACAATGTTTAATAGATAAAGATGCTAACCTTGATGAAGTAGTCCCTAAAGTGATAAAAGGTAGAATATATGATAATGGAATCCTTTGTACATGTGAGCAAAGTGCTATATGCCCTAATGAAATGTACAATGAATTTATAGCTAGATTAGTACAAAGTGGAGCGTATTATATAGAAAAAGAAGAAGAAGTTAAATCTTTAAGAAAAGCATTATTCCCAGATGGCAATATAAGTAAGGATTGCGTTGGAGCATCTCCTTATGAAATAGCTAAGATGGCATCTATAGAAATACCTAAAGATACAAAGTTATTGGTTGTAAAAGCTGAAAAATATGGAACAGAAGAATATTTTGCTAAAGAGAAAATGTGTCCCGTATTATCAGCATATAAGTATGATAAGTGGGAGGAGGCAGTAAATATAGCTAATCAAAATTTAGAATATGAAGGTAAAGGTCATAGTGCAATAATACACTCTTATACAAAAGAGAACATAGAATATGCAGCAAATATACTTCCAGTATCTCGATTTGGAGTTAATCAAATTGGTTCAAGTGGACTTGGAGGATCTTTCTTAAATGGTCTTAATCCTACAGCAACACTAGGATGTGGTTCTTGGGGAAATAATAGTATAAGTGAAAATTTATGGTTTAATCATCTAATAAATATAAGTAAAATAGCTTATGAAGTTCCTAGTAAACAAATTCCTACAGATGATGAAATCTGGAATTAA
- a CDS encoding phosphate butyryltransferase: protein MIKNFKELMDVVIKNETKTIAVAVAQDKDVLSAVNNAYKMGIAKAILVGDKEEIEKIANQIDIKLDNFKIIDIKDKVDACTYAVKLVRDGKADLPMKGFVDTSVILKAVLNKETGLKTGNLISHVGLLEVNGFDRLFVLSDSAMTISPTLNEKVDIIKNSIKISHALGNKEPKVAILCAVEKVNPKMPATIDAQELTKMNESGIITDCLIKGPLAIDNAVSLEAAKHKGINHPVAGKADILIAPDIEAGNILNKSMEYFAKAEKAGVIMGAKTPIILTSRASSDISKLHSIALGALVVQQLGKE, encoded by the coding sequence ATGATAAAAAACTTTAAAGAATTAATGGATGTAGTTATTAAAAATGAAACAAAAACAATAGCAGTAGCAGTAGCACAAGATAAAGATGTACTGTCTGCTGTAAATAATGCTTATAAGATGGGTATAGCTAAAGCAATTTTAGTAGGGGATAAGGAAGAGATAGAAAAAATTGCTAATCAAATAGATATTAAGTTAGATAATTTTAAAATTATAGATATCAAAGATAAAGTAGATGCTTGTACGTATGCTGTTAAATTAGTAAGAGACGGTAAAGCTGATTTACCTATGAAAGGATTTGTAGATACATCAGTTATATTAAAAGCTGTATTAAATAAAGAAACAGGTCTTAAAACAGGAAATCTAATTAGTCACGTTGGTTTACTTGAAGTTAATGGATTTGATAGATTATTTGTATTAAGTGATAGTGCTATGACTATTTCACCTACCTTAAATGAGAAGGTAGATATTATTAAAAATAGCATTAAAATTTCACATGCACTAGGCAATAAAGAGCCTAAAGTAGCCATACTTTGTGCAGTTGAAAAAGTAAATCCTAAAATGCCAGCTACAATAGATGCACAAGAACTTACAAAAATGAATGAAAGTGGAATAATCACAGATTGTTTAATTAAAGGACCTTTAGCAATAGATAATGCAGTAAGTTTAGAAGCTGCAAAACATAAAGGTATAAATCATCCTGTTGCAGGTAAAGCAGATATATTAATAGCACCAGATATAGAAGCGGGTAATATTTTAAATAAATCAATGGAATATTTTGCAAAAGCAGAAAAGGCAGGAGTGATAATGGGTGCTAAAACTCCAATTATATTAACTTCAAGAGCAAGCTCTGATATATCAAAACTTCATTCGATAGCATTAGGTGCACTGGTTGTTCAACAACTTGGAAAGGAGTAA
- a CDS encoding MarR family winged helix-turn-helix transcriptional regulator, whose translation MFNLNDCIGVITNKYNKEIIEAFNNRVLSHGITRVQWIAIYYIGQNEGITQKQLSYILDSNESSIVRLVDRMEKDDMVKREKDENDRRITRLYLTDYGNKKREEIIPIGEKFSKDSIKNISEKDLETFKNVLNQIVNNLKNT comes from the coding sequence ATGTTTAATTTAAATGATTGTATAGGCGTTATAACAAATAAATATAATAAAGAAATTATAGAAGCTTTTAACAATAGAGTATTAAGCCATGGAATAACAAGAGTACAGTGGATAGCAATTTATTATATTGGCCAAAACGAAGGAATAACACAAAAACAATTATCCTATATACTAGATTCAAATGAGTCTTCAATTGTTAGGCTTGTAGATAGAATGGAAAAGGATGATATGGTAAAGAGAGAAAAAGATGAAAATGATAGAAGAATTACTCGACTATACTTAACGGATTATGGAAATAAAAAAAGAGAAGAGATAATACCAATAGGAGAAAAATTTTCAAAAGATAGCATTAAAAATATATCAGAAAAGGATTTAGAAACATTCAAAAATGTTTTAAATCAAATAGTTAACAATCTAAAAAATACTTAA
- a CDS encoding CGGC domain-containing protein — translation MKIAIMSCRKLMGMCSGSGCYEAYNNLDDAFDIYKEKPELASFFYCIGCEDTLVEGEDWEHKMKQLQNKNVENIHLALCTKIECDNYKKHENILRNYGFNIVHGSHKSKK, via the coding sequence ATGAAAATAGCAATAATGTCATGTAGAAAGCTTATGGGAATGTGTTCTGGTAGCGGATGTTATGAAGCTTACAATAATTTAGACGATGCTTTTGATATATATAAAGAAAAGCCGGAACTAGCAAGCTTTTTTTACTGTATAGGATGCGAAGATACTTTAGTAGAAGGCGAAGATTGGGAACATAAAATGAAACAATTACAAAATAAAAACGTAGAAAATATACATTTAGCTTTATGTACAAAGATTGAATGTGATAATTATAAAAAACATGAAAATATTTTAAGAAATTACGGATTCAATATAGTTCATGGGAGTCACAAATCTAAAAAATAG
- a CDS encoding alpha/beta fold hydrolase — MELIQDWVNSKGIKINYIDNHIINSEKTPLLICPGLSESAQDYIKIIERLRDRRCIALSFRGRGKSDSPKCGYTLTHHLQDIHSIVECLNLDKFCIMGYSRGVSYAIGYSLLNQNALKGLILGEYPAQHKKMPKGWARESMEFYKSNGQSISIKYNVLEAIEKESEQVYFKDQLPNITCNTLILKGEKEETLLTIEDISEYIKNLGSKSIRIKHFENSGHDIKEDEFESLTNVLEEFLESVDNQ; from the coding sequence ATGGAGCTTATACAAGATTGGGTAAATAGCAAAGGCATAAAAATAAATTATATCGATAATCATATAATAAATAGTGAAAAAACGCCATTATTAATATGTCCAGGATTATCAGAGTCAGCACAAGATTATATAAAAATAATAGAAAGATTAAGGGATAGAAGGTGCATAGCTTTGTCCTTTAGGGGGAGAGGAAAAAGTGATTCACCAAAATGCGGATATACATTAACGCATCATTTACAAGATATACATTCAATAGTTGAATGTTTAAATTTGGATAAATTTTGTATTATGGGATACTCTAGAGGTGTTTCTTATGCAATAGGGTACTCACTGTTAAATCAAAATGCTTTAAAAGGATTAATATTAGGAGAATATCCAGCTCAACATAAAAAAATGCCAAAAGGTTGGGCAAGGGAGAGTATGGAATTTTATAAGTCCAATGGCCAATCAATATCAATAAAATACAATGTATTAGAAGCTATAGAAAAAGAATCAGAACAGGTTTATTTTAAAGATCAATTACCCAATATAACATGTAATACATTGATTTTAAAAGGTGAAAAAGAAGAAACTTTGTTAACCATAGAAGATATAAGTGAATATATAAAAAACCTAGGAAGTAAAAGTATAAGAATAAAACATTTTGAAAACTCAGGTCATGATATAAAAGAAGATGAATTTGAAAGTTTAACAAATGTATTGGAAGAATTTTTGGAATCAGTAGATAATCAATAA
- a CDS encoding APC family permease: MENKQLQKTLGASAALSTVVGMVIGGGVFFKPQAVYELTGGAPGLGIIAWIIAGIMTITAGLTAAEVSAAIPKTGGMMVYIEEIYGKRLGFLTGWMQSVLFFPATIAAISVMFGQQSAILLGNESLVIPMTVGVILFIGILNSFGSKTSGVIQTVSTVCKLIPLVLLILFGFIKGSGENPIMTPLVSEGLKPAGVIGQLLVAILFAYDGWINVGAIAGEMKDPGKDLPKAIIGGLSLVMAVYVVINLAYLWVLPANELAKYASPASAVAESIFGPVGGKFITVGILISVFGCINGYLLTGPRITYTLGTQGHVPKFVGKLNKHDVPANATLIMASLSALYALSGQFNLLSDLSMFAIWSFYVLTFIGVIKLRKSHPNIHRPYKVPMYPFIPMVAILSGLFVVINQLFFAGINSTIMSLGGIIVTLIGLPVYNYYENKNKSKNIETDKKIVA, from the coding sequence ATGGAAAATAAGCAATTACAAAAAACTTTAGGAGCATCTGCAGCGTTATCGACAGTTGTAGGAATGGTAATAGGTGGAGGGGTATTTTTTAAGCCACAGGCAGTATATGAATTAACAGGAGGTGCGCCAGGTCTTGGAATTATAGCATGGATAATAGCTGGAATAATGACAATAACAGCGGGTCTTACTGCGGCAGAGGTATCGGCGGCTATACCTAAAACAGGTGGTATGATGGTTTACATAGAAGAAATTTATGGCAAGAGATTAGGTTTTTTAACTGGATGGATGCAATCGGTATTGTTTTTCCCAGCAACTATAGCTGCAATATCAGTTATGTTTGGTCAACAATCAGCAATTTTATTAGGAAATGAGTCATTAGTTATACCTATGACGGTTGGAGTAATATTATTTATAGGAATTTTAAATTCATTTGGTTCAAAAACAAGTGGTGTTATACAAACAGTATCTACAGTATGTAAATTAATACCTCTTGTACTACTTATATTATTTGGATTTATAAAAGGTAGTGGAGAAAATCCTATAATGACACCTTTAGTAAGTGAAGGCCTTAAACCAGCTGGAGTAATAGGTCAGTTATTAGTTGCAATATTATTTGCTTATGATGGATGGATAAATGTAGGAGCTATAGCAGGAGAAATGAAAGATCCAGGAAAAGATCTACCAAAGGCTATAATAGGTGGACTATCTTTAGTAATGGCAGTATATGTAGTTATAAATTTAGCATACCTTTGGGTATTGCCAGCTAATGAATTAGCTAAATATGCATCACCTGCATCTGCTGTTGCAGAATCTATATTTGGACCAGTTGGTGGTAAATTTATAACTGTAGGGATACTAATATCTGTATTTGGATGTATAAATGGTTATTTATTAACAGGACCTAGAATAACTTATACTTTAGGAACACAAGGACATGTTCCTAAATTCGTAGGAAAATTAAATAAACATGATGTTCCAGCAAATGCAACATTAATAATGGCTTCTTTATCCGCATTATATGCATTATCTGGTCAGTTTAATTTATTGAGTGATTTATCTATGTTTGCTATTTGGAGTTTTTATGTATTAACATTTATAGGTGTAATAAAATTAAGAAAAAGTCATCCAAATATACATAGACCTTATAAAGTACCTATGTACCCTTTTATACCAATGGTTGCAATCTTAAGTGGACTGTTTGTTGTTATAAATCAGTTATTCTTTGCAGGTATAAATAGTACTATTATGTCTTTAGGAGGAATTATAGTAACTTTAATAGGATTACCTGTTTATAACTATTATGAGAATAAAAATAAATCAAAAAATATTGAAACAGATAAAAAAATCGTAGCATAA
- the buk gene encoding butyrate kinase has translation MNNYTFLIINPGSTSTKISIFEDDRETMTETIRHSSEKINSYKEIYDQFDFRKELIMDVLKNKNIDLTIFTAIIARGGNMKPVVGGTYEVNEEMLKDLKIGVMGQHASNLGGGLAYSIASELGLKAYVVDPVVVDEFEPLARISGTPLIPRKSKDHPLNQRAVAREAAKEMGGKYDDFNFIIAHLGGGISVGTHKRGRMIDVNNALDGDGPMSPERCGTIPFGGVMDLCYSGEYTKKELRKKLVGGGGLVGYLGTNDAREVIKRIKEGDEYSKLIYEAMAYQISKEIGASSAVLKGDVDAILLTGGLAYDSILMGWIKDRVEFIAPVKIFPGEHEMKALACGVLRVLENKEKLQMYPNK, from the coding sequence ATGAATAATTATACTTTTCTAATAATAAATCCGGGATCAACATCTACTAAGATTTCAATATTTGAAGATGATAGAGAGACTATGACGGAAACTATTAGACATTCGAGTGAAAAAATAAATTCATACAAAGAAATTTATGATCAATTTGATTTTCGTAAAGAGCTTATAATGGATGTATTAAAAAATAAAAATATAGATTTAACAATATTTACAGCTATTATAGCTCGTGGTGGAAATATGAAGCCTGTAGTTGGTGGAACTTATGAAGTCAACGAAGAAATGCTAAAAGATTTAAAAATAGGCGTTATGGGTCAGCATGCATCTAATTTAGGTGGAGGATTAGCGTACTCAATAGCAAGTGAGCTAGGATTAAAAGCATATGTGGTAGATCCTGTTGTAGTTGATGAATTTGAACCATTGGCTAGAATATCAGGAACACCTCTTATACCAAGAAAGTCTAAAGACCATCCATTAAATCAAAGGGCAGTGGCTAGAGAAGCGGCTAAAGAAATGGGTGGAAAATATGATGATTTCAATTTTATAATAGCTCATTTAGGTGGCGGAATATCTGTTGGAACTCATAAAAGAGGTAGAATGATAGATGTTAATAATGCTCTTGATGGTGATGGTCCAATGTCTCCTGAAAGATGCGGTACAATACCATTTGGCGGAGTTATGGATTTATGCTATTCAGGTGAGTATACTAAAAAAGAATTAAGAAAAAAATTAGTTGGAGGTGGAGGCTTAGTAGGATATTTAGGAACAAATGATGCTAGGGAAGTTATAAAAAGAATAAAAGAAGGAGATGAATATTCAAAACTTATATACGAAGCAATGGCATATCAAATTTCAAAGGAAATAGGTGCATCTTCTGCAGTGCTTAAAGGTGATGTTGATGCAATTTTATTAACAGGTGGTCTTGCATATGATTCAATACTTATGGGTTGGATAAAAGATAGAGTTGAATTTATTGCGCCAGTTAAGATATTCCCTGGAGAGCATGAAATGAAAGCTTTGGCATGTGGTGTACTTAGAGTTCTTGAAAACAAGGAAAAATTACAAATGTATCCAAATAAGTAA
- a CDS encoding arginase codes for MKSFISIDWDYFMNYIKDYQDSEIENKNNIIMHWYKIYLENKSKGIDLSKKMSTSGQENIFWRVLKQKFKLTKNTKLIVTESHANAYEIIKDSGCEKVYSFDAHSDLGYGGLRSLYFEVNCANWLGKLLDDNIIKEANIVYSKYTVEKSEYFKEINDKFGVNYLRLEDIKEDDVFDTVHICRSGAWSAPWLDRKFYEFLNKSKLNYEIRDLQDRNWNPNSINLAMEIDCLIYG; via the coding sequence ATGAAATCATTTATAAGTATTGATTGGGATTATTTCATGAATTATATAAAGGACTATCAAGATTCAGAAATAGAAAACAAAAACAATATAATCATGCATTGGTATAAAATATATTTAGAGAATAAATCAAAGGGTATTGATTTAAGTAAAAAAATGAGTACTAGTGGTCAAGAAAATATTTTTTGGAGAGTATTAAAGCAAAAATTTAAATTAACTAAAAATACAAAACTTATAGTAACTGAGTCTCATGCAAATGCCTATGAAATAATAAAAGATAGTGGGTGTGAAAAGGTATACTCATTTGATGCACATTCAGACTTAGGATATGGAGGTTTACGCTCTCTTTATTTTGAAGTTAATTGTGCAAATTGGTTAGGAAAACTATTAGACGATAATATAATAAAGGAAGCAAATATAGTTTATAGTAAATACACAGTGGAAAAATCTGAATATTTTAAAGAGATTAATGATAAATTTGGTGTAAACTATTTACGACTCGAGGATATAAAAGAAGATGATGTTTTTGATACAGTACATATTTGTAGATCTGGTGCATGGAGTGCTCCATGGTTAGATAGAAAGTTTTATGAGTTTTTAAATAAGTCTAAACTTAATTATGAAATAAGAGATTTACAAGATAGAAATTGGAATCCAAATTCTATTAATTTAGCTATGGAGATAGATTGTCTTATATATGGATAA
- a CDS encoding carboxymuconolactone decarboxylase family protein encodes MKKDVRGMLNDFTDGLADISETNKANVNAFMRLLNTGYKEGALSTKTKELMSVAIGVYNRCEYCIVYHVYKSLEVGATREEIMEAAMVAVGFGGGPSMAYSATLLKDSIDEFENDFK; translated from the coding sequence ATGAAAAAAGATGTTAGAGGAATGTTAAACGATTTTACAGATGGATTAGCTGATATAAGTGAAACTAATAAAGCTAATGTTAATGCATTTATGCGTCTTTTAAATACGGGGTACAAAGAAGGTGCTTTAAGTACTAAGACTAAAGAACTTATGAGTGTAGCAATAGGAGTATATAATCGTTGTGAGTATTGCATAGTATATCATGTATATAAGTCACTAGAGGTAGGTGCTACTAGAGAAGAAATAATGGAAGCGGCTATGGTTGCAGTTGGATTTGGTGGAGGTCCATCTATGGCTTATAGTGCGACTTTATTAAAAGATAGTATAGATGAATTTGAAAATGATTTTAAATAA